A window of Hemibagrus wyckioides isolate EC202008001 linkage group LG03, SWU_Hwy_1.0, whole genome shotgun sequence contains these coding sequences:
- the b3galnt2 gene encoding UDP-GalNAc:beta-1,3-N-acetylgalactosaminyltransferase 2 isoform X1 — MRSLALFLLPCVIAVLIQLWWWLLKEQTEFFSYAKDAGIRRPVYEVVVGVLSARHHHDLRAAIRGTWMGYLRDHHDFQKRVLVKFIVGKHGCAIPEEDREDPYSCTQLNITEPVSMQDVTILSKPDALVPSDVSAICLDFKVLHPVVITKLGAFPSGPQKDFSGNVTVKLFPVDQTEPVVTAHLTALSPGVYVEGIWYKAVEQFVLPKGFEGYLLWESQDPASLMTLNVSKVQFNTGGGVIKLGTIEEGTLPHRNAHGFPGLAGGLIFSIYDVEGLKEWLHGRADRQKALKARLRVEEKALQEESSIYGDIIFVDVVDTYRTVPYKLLYFYKWVVKNADFSLLLKTDDDCYINMDEVLMNIDYKSLMRSNLWWGNFRQSWAVDRVGKWQELEYTSPVYPAFACGSGYVISRDLVEWLASNAEKLKVYQGEDVSMGIWMAAVGPEKYQDAGWLCEKECYVDMLSSPQHTVKELHFLWDQKTVCGDPCGCS; from the exons ATGAGAAGTTTAGCACTGTTTCTTCTCCCGTGTGTGATCGCGGTGCTGATTCAACTCTGGTGGTGGTTGCTGAAAGAACAAACCGAATTCTTCTCGTATGCCAAGGATGCAG GCATCAGGAGGCCGGTATATGAAGTTGTGGTTGGAGTTTTATCGGCCAGGCATCACCATGATCTGAGGGCGGCCATAAGAGGCACGTGGATGGGGTACCTTAGAGACCATCATGACTTCCAGAAGCG GGTCCTGGTGAAATTTATCGTTGGTAAACATGGCTGTGCAATACCTGAAGAAGATCGAGAGGATCCATATTCCTGCACCCAACTGAACATTACAGAACCAG TGTCCATGCAGGATGTGACCATTCTAAGCAAGCCTGACGCTTTGGTGCCCTCTGATGTCTCAGCCATATGCTTGGATTTTAAAGTCCTCCACCCTGTAGTGATCACGAAACTGGGTGCGTTTCCCAGTGGCCCACAGAAGGATTTCAGTGGGAATGTCACAGTAAAATTATTTCCAGTGGACCAAACG GAGCCAGTTGTGACTGCTCACCTTACTGCCCTGAGTCCAGGTGTCTATGTGGAGGGGATCTGGTATAAAGCTGTGGAACAGTTCGTTTTGCCCAAG GGTTTCGAGGGTTATCTGTTATGGGAGAGCCAGGATCCGGCAAGCTTAATGACTCTCAATGTTTCCAAGGTTCAGTTCAACACTGGTGGAGGAGTGATCAAGTTGGGAACT ATAGAAGAGGGCACCCTGCCTCACAGAAATGCACATGGTTTTCCTGGGTTAGCTGGAGGATTAATTTTCTCTATTTATG ATGTGGAAGGACTTAAGGAATGGCTGCATGGTCGTGCAGATAGACAGAAGGCTCTCAAGGCCAGGCTAAGAGTGGAAGAAAAAGCCCTACAGGAGGAAAGTAGCATATATGGGGACATTATATTTGTTGATGTTGTGGACACATACAGGACTGTGCCTTATAAACTGCTGTACTTTTACAAATG GGTGGTGAAAAATGCTGACTTCAGTCTACTCCTGAAGACAGATGATGATTGCTATATCAACATGGATGAAGTATTAATGAACATTGACTACAAGAGCCTGATGCGCAGCAATCTGTGGTGGGGAAA TTTTCGCCAGAGCTGGGCTGTGGATCGTGTAGGGAAGTGGCAGGAGCTGGAGTACACTAGTCCTGTCTATCCAGCCTTTGCATGTGGCTCTGGGTACGTGATTTCCAGAGACTTAGTGGAGTGGTTGGCCAGCAATGCAGAGAAGCTCAAAGTTTATCAG GGAGAAGATGTGAGCATGGGAATCTGGATGGCTGCAGTAGGGCCTGAAAAATATCAG GATGCAGGCTGGCTGTGTGAGAAGGAGTGCTATGTGGATATGCTGTCATCACCACAGCATACAGTGAAGGAGCTACACTTTCTCTGGGATCAGAAAACAGTTTGTGGGGATCCATGTGGCTGTTCTTGA
- the b3galnt2 gene encoding UDP-GalNAc:beta-1,3-N-acetylgalactosaminyltransferase 2 isoform X6: MGYLRDHHDFQKRVLVKFIVGKHGCAIPEEDREDPYSCTQLNITEPVSMQDVTILSKPDALVPSDVSAICLDFKVLHPVVITKLGAFPSGPQKDFSGNVTVKLFPVDQTEPVVTAHLTALSPGVYVEGIWYKAVEQFVLPKGFEGYLLWESQDPASLMTLNVSKVQFNTGGGVIKLGTIEEGTLPHRNAHGFPGLAGGLIFSIYDVEGLKEWLHGRADRQKALKARLRVEEKALQEESSIYGDIIFVDVVDTYRTVPYKLLYFYKWVVKNADFSLLLKTDDDCYINMDEVLMNIDYKSLMRSNLWWGNFRQSWAVDRVGKWQELEYTSPVYPAFACGSGYVISRDLVEWLASNAEKLKVYQGEDVSMGIWMAAVGPEKYQDAGWLCEKECYVDMLSSPQHTVKELHFLWDQKTVCGDPCGCS, from the exons ATGGGGTACCTTAGAGACCATCATGACTTCCAGAAGCG GGTCCTGGTGAAATTTATCGTTGGTAAACATGGCTGTGCAATACCTGAAGAAGATCGAGAGGATCCATATTCCTGCACCCAACTGAACATTACAGAACCAG TGTCCATGCAGGATGTGACCATTCTAAGCAAGCCTGACGCTTTGGTGCCCTCTGATGTCTCAGCCATATGCTTGGATTTTAAAGTCCTCCACCCTGTAGTGATCACGAAACTGGGTGCGTTTCCCAGTGGCCCACAGAAGGATTTCAGTGGGAATGTCACAGTAAAATTATTTCCAGTGGACCAAACG GAGCCAGTTGTGACTGCTCACCTTACTGCCCTGAGTCCAGGTGTCTATGTGGAGGGGATCTGGTATAAAGCTGTGGAACAGTTCGTTTTGCCCAAG GGTTTCGAGGGTTATCTGTTATGGGAGAGCCAGGATCCGGCAAGCTTAATGACTCTCAATGTTTCCAAGGTTCAGTTCAACACTGGTGGAGGAGTGATCAAGTTGGGAACT ATAGAAGAGGGCACCCTGCCTCACAGAAATGCACATGGTTTTCCTGGGTTAGCTGGAGGATTAATTTTCTCTATTTATG ATGTGGAAGGACTTAAGGAATGGCTGCATGGTCGTGCAGATAGACAGAAGGCTCTCAAGGCCAGGCTAAGAGTGGAAGAAAAAGCCCTACAGGAGGAAAGTAGCATATATGGGGACATTATATTTGTTGATGTTGTGGACACATACAGGACTGTGCCTTATAAACTGCTGTACTTTTACAAATG GGTGGTGAAAAATGCTGACTTCAGTCTACTCCTGAAGACAGATGATGATTGCTATATCAACATGGATGAAGTATTAATGAACATTGACTACAAGAGCCTGATGCGCAGCAATCTGTGGTGGGGAAA TTTTCGCCAGAGCTGGGCTGTGGATCGTGTAGGGAAGTGGCAGGAGCTGGAGTACACTAGTCCTGTCTATCCAGCCTTTGCATGTGGCTCTGGGTACGTGATTTCCAGAGACTTAGTGGAGTGGTTGGCCAGCAATGCAGAGAAGCTCAAAGTTTATCAG GGAGAAGATGTGAGCATGGGAATCTGGATGGCTGCAGTAGGGCCTGAAAAATATCAG GATGCAGGCTGGCTGTGTGAGAAGGAGTGCTATGTGGATATGCTGTCATCACCACAGCATACAGTGAAGGAGCTACACTTTCTCTGGGATCAGAAAACAGTTTGTGGGGATCCATGTGGCTGTTCTTGA
- the b3galnt2 gene encoding UDP-GalNAc:beta-1,3-N-acetylgalactosaminyltransferase 2 isoform X3 has translation MRSLALFLLPCVIAVLIQLWWWLLKEQTEFFSYAKDAGIRRPVYEVVVGVLSARHHHDLRAAIRGTWMGYLRDHHDFQKRVLVKFIVGKHGCAIPEEDREDPYSCTQLNITEPVSMQDVTILSKPDALVPSDVSAICLDFKVLHPVVITKLGAFPSGPQKDFSGNVTVKLFPVDQTGFEGYLLWESQDPASLMTLNVSKVQFNTGGGVIKLGTIEEGTLPHRNAHGFPGLAGGLIFSIYDVEGLKEWLHGRADRQKALKARLRVEEKALQEESSIYGDIIFVDVVDTYRTVPYKLLYFYKWVVKNADFSLLLKTDDDCYINMDEVLMNIDYKSLMRSNLWWGNFRQSWAVDRVGKWQELEYTSPVYPAFACGSGYVISRDLVEWLASNAEKLKVYQGEDVSMGIWMAAVGPEKYQDAGWLCEKECYVDMLSSPQHTVKELHFLWDQKTVCGDPCGCS, from the exons ATGAGAAGTTTAGCACTGTTTCTTCTCCCGTGTGTGATCGCGGTGCTGATTCAACTCTGGTGGTGGTTGCTGAAAGAACAAACCGAATTCTTCTCGTATGCCAAGGATGCAG GCATCAGGAGGCCGGTATATGAAGTTGTGGTTGGAGTTTTATCGGCCAGGCATCACCATGATCTGAGGGCGGCCATAAGAGGCACGTGGATGGGGTACCTTAGAGACCATCATGACTTCCAGAAGCG GGTCCTGGTGAAATTTATCGTTGGTAAACATGGCTGTGCAATACCTGAAGAAGATCGAGAGGATCCATATTCCTGCACCCAACTGAACATTACAGAACCAG TGTCCATGCAGGATGTGACCATTCTAAGCAAGCCTGACGCTTTGGTGCCCTCTGATGTCTCAGCCATATGCTTGGATTTTAAAGTCCTCCACCCTGTAGTGATCACGAAACTGGGTGCGTTTCCCAGTGGCCCACAGAAGGATTTCAGTGGGAATGTCACAGTAAAATTATTTCCAGTGGACCAAACG GGTTTCGAGGGTTATCTGTTATGGGAGAGCCAGGATCCGGCAAGCTTAATGACTCTCAATGTTTCCAAGGTTCAGTTCAACACTGGTGGAGGAGTGATCAAGTTGGGAACT ATAGAAGAGGGCACCCTGCCTCACAGAAATGCACATGGTTTTCCTGGGTTAGCTGGAGGATTAATTTTCTCTATTTATG ATGTGGAAGGACTTAAGGAATGGCTGCATGGTCGTGCAGATAGACAGAAGGCTCTCAAGGCCAGGCTAAGAGTGGAAGAAAAAGCCCTACAGGAGGAAAGTAGCATATATGGGGACATTATATTTGTTGATGTTGTGGACACATACAGGACTGTGCCTTATAAACTGCTGTACTTTTACAAATG GGTGGTGAAAAATGCTGACTTCAGTCTACTCCTGAAGACAGATGATGATTGCTATATCAACATGGATGAAGTATTAATGAACATTGACTACAAGAGCCTGATGCGCAGCAATCTGTGGTGGGGAAA TTTTCGCCAGAGCTGGGCTGTGGATCGTGTAGGGAAGTGGCAGGAGCTGGAGTACACTAGTCCTGTCTATCCAGCCTTTGCATGTGGCTCTGGGTACGTGATTTCCAGAGACTTAGTGGAGTGGTTGGCCAGCAATGCAGAGAAGCTCAAAGTTTATCAG GGAGAAGATGTGAGCATGGGAATCTGGATGGCTGCAGTAGGGCCTGAAAAATATCAG GATGCAGGCTGGCTGTGTGAGAAGGAGTGCTATGTGGATATGCTGTCATCACCACAGCATACAGTGAAGGAGCTACACTTTCTCTGGGATCAGAAAACAGTTTGTGGGGATCCATGTGGCTGTTCTTGA
- the ggps1 gene encoding geranylgeranyl pyrophosphate synthase isoform X2: MLHNASLLIDDIEDSSKLRRGFPVAHSIYGVPSVINSANYVYFLGLEKVLTLKHPEAVHVFTRQLLELHRGQGLDIHWRDTYTCPSEAEYCGMVLCKTGGLFGLAVGLMQLFSEWSCDLKPLLDALGLLFQIRDDYANLCSREYGANKSFCEDLTEGKFSFPTIHAIHTQLHSTQVQNILRQRTEDEDVKRYCVDYLEKVGSFAYTRQKLHELEKEAYRQIAELGGNPELEGLIEHLSHIYKE; encoded by the coding sequence ATGCTGCACAATGCTAGTCTTCTGATTGATGACATCGAGGACAGCTCCAAGTTGCGCCGTGGTTTCCCTGTTGCTCATAGCATCTACGGCGTTCCATCTGTTATTAACTCTGCAAACTATGTCTACTTCCTGGGTCTAGAGAAGGTGCTGACACTAAAACACCCTGAGGCTGTGCATGTATTTACTCGCCAGCTGCTGGAGCTACACCGTGGCCAGGGTCTGGACATCCACTGGCGTGACACATACACTTGCCCAAGCGAAGCAGAGTACTGTGGCATGGTACTGTGCAAGACTGGAGGATTATTTGGCCTAGCAGTGGGCCTCATGCAGCTTTTCTCAGAATGGAGCTGTGACCTTAAGCCCCTACTAGACGCACTTGGACTCTTGTTCCAGATACGTGATGACTATGCTAACCTCTGTTCACGTGAGTATGGTGCGAACAAGAGCTTCTGTGAAGACCTGACCGAGGGCAAATTCTCCTTTCCCACCATCCATGCTATCCATACTCAGCTCCATAGCACACAAGTGCAGAACATCCTACGTCAGCGCACTGAGGATGAAGATGTCAAGCGTTATTGTGTTGATTATTTGGAGAAGGTGGGCTCCTTTGCTTACACTAGGCAGAAGCTGCATGAGCTGGAGAAGGAGGCATATAGGCAAATTGCAGAATTGGGGGGGAACCCAGAGCTGGAGGGACTTATAGAACATCTCAGCCACATTTACAAGGAATGA
- the b3galnt2 gene encoding UDP-GalNAc:beta-1,3-N-acetylgalactosaminyltransferase 2 isoform X4 translates to MRSLALFLLPCVIAVLIQLWWWLLKEQTEFFSYAKDAGIRRPVYEVVVGVLSARHHHDLRAAIRGTWMGYLRDHHDFQKRVLVKFIVGKHGCAIPEEDREDPYSCTQLNITEPVSMQDVTILSKPDALVPSDVSAICLDFKVLHPVVITKLGAFPSGPQKDFSGNVTVKLFPVDQTEPVVTAHLTALSPGVYVEGIWYKAVEQFVLPKGFEGYLLWESQDPASLMTLNVSKVQFNTGGGVIKLGTIEEGTLPHRNAHGFPGLAGGLIFSIYDVEGLKEWLHGRADRQKALKARLRVEEKALQEESSIYGDIIFVDVVDTYRTVPYKLLYFYKWVVKNADFSLLLKTDDDCYINMDEVLMNIDYKSLMRSNLWWGNFRQSWAVDRVGKWQELEYTSPVYPAFACGSGYVISRDLVEWLASNAEKLKVYQLSLSLK, encoded by the exons ATGAGAAGTTTAGCACTGTTTCTTCTCCCGTGTGTGATCGCGGTGCTGATTCAACTCTGGTGGTGGTTGCTGAAAGAACAAACCGAATTCTTCTCGTATGCCAAGGATGCAG GCATCAGGAGGCCGGTATATGAAGTTGTGGTTGGAGTTTTATCGGCCAGGCATCACCATGATCTGAGGGCGGCCATAAGAGGCACGTGGATGGGGTACCTTAGAGACCATCATGACTTCCAGAAGCG GGTCCTGGTGAAATTTATCGTTGGTAAACATGGCTGTGCAATACCTGAAGAAGATCGAGAGGATCCATATTCCTGCACCCAACTGAACATTACAGAACCAG TGTCCATGCAGGATGTGACCATTCTAAGCAAGCCTGACGCTTTGGTGCCCTCTGATGTCTCAGCCATATGCTTGGATTTTAAAGTCCTCCACCCTGTAGTGATCACGAAACTGGGTGCGTTTCCCAGTGGCCCACAGAAGGATTTCAGTGGGAATGTCACAGTAAAATTATTTCCAGTGGACCAAACG GAGCCAGTTGTGACTGCTCACCTTACTGCCCTGAGTCCAGGTGTCTATGTGGAGGGGATCTGGTATAAAGCTGTGGAACAGTTCGTTTTGCCCAAG GGTTTCGAGGGTTATCTGTTATGGGAGAGCCAGGATCCGGCAAGCTTAATGACTCTCAATGTTTCCAAGGTTCAGTTCAACACTGGTGGAGGAGTGATCAAGTTGGGAACT ATAGAAGAGGGCACCCTGCCTCACAGAAATGCACATGGTTTTCCTGGGTTAGCTGGAGGATTAATTTTCTCTATTTATG ATGTGGAAGGACTTAAGGAATGGCTGCATGGTCGTGCAGATAGACAGAAGGCTCTCAAGGCCAGGCTAAGAGTGGAAGAAAAAGCCCTACAGGAGGAAAGTAGCATATATGGGGACATTATATTTGTTGATGTTGTGGACACATACAGGACTGTGCCTTATAAACTGCTGTACTTTTACAAATG GGTGGTGAAAAATGCTGACTTCAGTCTACTCCTGAAGACAGATGATGATTGCTATATCAACATGGATGAAGTATTAATGAACATTGACTACAAGAGCCTGATGCGCAGCAATCTGTGGTGGGGAAA TTTTCGCCAGAGCTGGGCTGTGGATCGTGTAGGGAAGTGGCAGGAGCTGGAGTACACTAGTCCTGTCTATCCAGCCTTTGCATGTGGCTCTGGGTACGTGATTTCCAGAGACTTAGTGGAGTGGTTGGCCAGCAATGCAGAGAAGCTCAAAGTTTATCAG ctctctctctctctcaaatag
- the b3galnt2 gene encoding UDP-GalNAc:beta-1,3-N-acetylgalactosaminyltransferase 2 isoform X2, which produces MRSLALFLLPCVIAVLIQLWWWLLKEQTEFFSYAKDAGIRRPVYEVVVGVLSARHHHDLRAAIRGTWMGYLRDHHDFQKRVLVKFIVGKHGCAIPEEDREDPYSCTQLNITEPVSMQDVTILSKPDALVPSDVSAICLDFKVLHPVVITKLGAFPSGPQKDFSGNVTVKLFPVDQTEPVVTAHLTALSPGVYVEGIWYKAVEQFVLPKGFEGYLLWESQDPASLMTLNVSKVQFNTGGGVIKLGTIEEGTLPHRNAHGFPGLAGGLIFSIYDVEGLKEWLHGRADRQKALKARLRVEEKALQEESSIYGDIIFVDVVDTYRTVPYKLLYFYKWVVKNADFSLLLKTDDDCYINMDEVLMNIDYKSLMRSNLWWGNFRQSWAVDRVGKWQELEYTSPVYPAFACGSGYVISRDLVEWLASNAEKLKVYQLYTPLLSSQCLPVSIVTTALPLVGVLSLGGAH; this is translated from the exons ATGAGAAGTTTAGCACTGTTTCTTCTCCCGTGTGTGATCGCGGTGCTGATTCAACTCTGGTGGTGGTTGCTGAAAGAACAAACCGAATTCTTCTCGTATGCCAAGGATGCAG GCATCAGGAGGCCGGTATATGAAGTTGTGGTTGGAGTTTTATCGGCCAGGCATCACCATGATCTGAGGGCGGCCATAAGAGGCACGTGGATGGGGTACCTTAGAGACCATCATGACTTCCAGAAGCG GGTCCTGGTGAAATTTATCGTTGGTAAACATGGCTGTGCAATACCTGAAGAAGATCGAGAGGATCCATATTCCTGCACCCAACTGAACATTACAGAACCAG TGTCCATGCAGGATGTGACCATTCTAAGCAAGCCTGACGCTTTGGTGCCCTCTGATGTCTCAGCCATATGCTTGGATTTTAAAGTCCTCCACCCTGTAGTGATCACGAAACTGGGTGCGTTTCCCAGTGGCCCACAGAAGGATTTCAGTGGGAATGTCACAGTAAAATTATTTCCAGTGGACCAAACG GAGCCAGTTGTGACTGCTCACCTTACTGCCCTGAGTCCAGGTGTCTATGTGGAGGGGATCTGGTATAAAGCTGTGGAACAGTTCGTTTTGCCCAAG GGTTTCGAGGGTTATCTGTTATGGGAGAGCCAGGATCCGGCAAGCTTAATGACTCTCAATGTTTCCAAGGTTCAGTTCAACACTGGTGGAGGAGTGATCAAGTTGGGAACT ATAGAAGAGGGCACCCTGCCTCACAGAAATGCACATGGTTTTCCTGGGTTAGCTGGAGGATTAATTTTCTCTATTTATG ATGTGGAAGGACTTAAGGAATGGCTGCATGGTCGTGCAGATAGACAGAAGGCTCTCAAGGCCAGGCTAAGAGTGGAAGAAAAAGCCCTACAGGAGGAAAGTAGCATATATGGGGACATTATATTTGTTGATGTTGTGGACACATACAGGACTGTGCCTTATAAACTGCTGTACTTTTACAAATG GGTGGTGAAAAATGCTGACTTCAGTCTACTCCTGAAGACAGATGATGATTGCTATATCAACATGGATGAAGTATTAATGAACATTGACTACAAGAGCCTGATGCGCAGCAATCTGTGGTGGGGAAA TTTTCGCCAGAGCTGGGCTGTGGATCGTGTAGGGAAGTGGCAGGAGCTGGAGTACACTAGTCCTGTCTATCCAGCCTTTGCATGTGGCTCTGGGTACGTGATTTCCAGAGACTTAGTGGAGTGGTTGGCCAGCAATGCAGAGAAGCTCAAAGTTTATCAG ctatacaccccactcctgagctcccagtgtttgccagtttccattgtgaccactgccctacccctggtcggagttttgtcgcttggtggtgcccactga
- the b3galnt2 gene encoding UDP-GalNAc:beta-1,3-N-acetylgalactosaminyltransferase 2 isoform X5: MRSLALFLLPCVIAVLIQLWWWLLKEQTEFFSYAKDAGIRRPVYEVVVGVLSARHHHDLRAAIRGTWMGYLRDHHDFQKRVLVKFIVGKHGCAIPEEDREDPYSCTQLNITEPVSMQDVTILSKPDALVPSDVSAICLDFKVLHPVVITKLGAFPSGPQKDFSGNVTVKLFPVDQTEPVVTAHLTALSPGVYVEGIWYKAVEQFVLPKGFEGYLLWESQDPASLMTLNVSKVQFNTGGGVIKLGTIEEGTLPHRNAHGFPGLAGGLIFSIYDVEGLKEWLHGRADRQKALKARLRVEEKALQEESSIYGDIIFVDVVDTYRTVPYKLLYFYKWVVKNADFSLLLKTDDDCYINMDEVLMNIDYKSLMRSNLWWGNFRQSWAVDRVGKWQELEYTSPVYPAFACGSGYVISRDLVEWLASNAEKLKVYQM, from the exons ATGAGAAGTTTAGCACTGTTTCTTCTCCCGTGTGTGATCGCGGTGCTGATTCAACTCTGGTGGTGGTTGCTGAAAGAACAAACCGAATTCTTCTCGTATGCCAAGGATGCAG GCATCAGGAGGCCGGTATATGAAGTTGTGGTTGGAGTTTTATCGGCCAGGCATCACCATGATCTGAGGGCGGCCATAAGAGGCACGTGGATGGGGTACCTTAGAGACCATCATGACTTCCAGAAGCG GGTCCTGGTGAAATTTATCGTTGGTAAACATGGCTGTGCAATACCTGAAGAAGATCGAGAGGATCCATATTCCTGCACCCAACTGAACATTACAGAACCAG TGTCCATGCAGGATGTGACCATTCTAAGCAAGCCTGACGCTTTGGTGCCCTCTGATGTCTCAGCCATATGCTTGGATTTTAAAGTCCTCCACCCTGTAGTGATCACGAAACTGGGTGCGTTTCCCAGTGGCCCACAGAAGGATTTCAGTGGGAATGTCACAGTAAAATTATTTCCAGTGGACCAAACG GAGCCAGTTGTGACTGCTCACCTTACTGCCCTGAGTCCAGGTGTCTATGTGGAGGGGATCTGGTATAAAGCTGTGGAACAGTTCGTTTTGCCCAAG GGTTTCGAGGGTTATCTGTTATGGGAGAGCCAGGATCCGGCAAGCTTAATGACTCTCAATGTTTCCAAGGTTCAGTTCAACACTGGTGGAGGAGTGATCAAGTTGGGAACT ATAGAAGAGGGCACCCTGCCTCACAGAAATGCACATGGTTTTCCTGGGTTAGCTGGAGGATTAATTTTCTCTATTTATG ATGTGGAAGGACTTAAGGAATGGCTGCATGGTCGTGCAGATAGACAGAAGGCTCTCAAGGCCAGGCTAAGAGTGGAAGAAAAAGCCCTACAGGAGGAAAGTAGCATATATGGGGACATTATATTTGTTGATGTTGTGGACACATACAGGACTGTGCCTTATAAACTGCTGTACTTTTACAAATG GGTGGTGAAAAATGCTGACTTCAGTCTACTCCTGAAGACAGATGATGATTGCTATATCAACATGGATGAAGTATTAATGAACATTGACTACAAGAGCCTGATGCGCAGCAATCTGTGGTGGGGAAA TTTTCGCCAGAGCTGGGCTGTGGATCGTGTAGGGAAGTGGCAGGAGCTGGAGTACACTAGTCCTGTCTATCCAGCCTTTGCATGTGGCTCTGGGTACGTGATTTCCAGAGACTTAGTGGAGTGGTTGGCCAGCAATGCAGAGAAGCTCAAAGTTTATCAG ATGTGA